The Pseudophryne corroboree isolate aPseCor3 chromosome 2, aPseCor3.hap2, whole genome shotgun sequence genome has a segment encoding these proteins:
- the LOC135051334 gene encoding gap junction delta-2 protein-like: protein MGDWSILGRLLTEVQNHSTVIGKIWLTMLLIFRILLVTLVGDAMYGDEQSKFTCNTLQPGCNNVCYDSFAPVSHFRFWIFQIVLVSTPSIFYIIYVLHKIAKDEKTELERAYVMELLQSISIGEHLPKSRKSPDADEQEEVKDISRKGDMFKPKLTTDPSRGPIPVFDKMHIIYIVHVVLRSIMEMAFLVGQYYLYGFEVPHLFQCQSYPCPTKTDCFVSRATEKTVFLNFMFGVGLGCFILNIVELHYLGWFYVFRILALACNSCCEFKSRKKKRPIVLYPEQNNLLIHLKDTIQERFVLKTSSSLSPEKISFLPTTPANTISFTSEDYNDATSRKSPDIKQGNLAKINKMKKSWL, encoded by the coding sequence ATGGGTGACTGGTCAATTTTGGGACGTCTTTTAACAGAGGTCCAGAATCATTCAACTGTTATTGGAAAAATATGGCTAACGATGCTCCTCATTTTTCGAATTCTCCTAGTAACACTGGTGGGAGATGCTATGTATGGAGATGAACAATCTAAATTCACTTGCAATACCCTTCAGCCAGGTTGCAACAATGTATGTTATGATAGCTTTGCCCCTGTCTCACATTTTAGGTTCTGGATATTCCAGATAGTCTTGGTATCAACACCTTCCATTTTTTACATAATCTATGTTCTGCACAAAATTGCTAAAGATGAGAAGACTGAACTAGAAAGGGCCTACGTCATGGAACTTCTTCAAAGCATATCAATTGGTGAACATTTACCTAAGAGTAGAAAAAGCCCGGATGCAGATGAACAGGAAGAAGTCAAGGACATTTCCAGGAAAGGAGATATGTTTAAGCCAAAACTCACTACCGATCCTAGCCGAGGGCCCATTCCAGTGTTTGATAAGATGCACATTATATATATTGTTCATGTGGTTCTCAGGTCAATTATGGAGATGGCATTCTTAGTCGGTCAATACTATCTTTATGGTTTTGAAGTTCCTCATCTTTTCCAATGTCAAAGCTACCCTTGTCCCACCAAAACTGATTGTTTTGTCTCCAGGGCTACCGAGAAGACAGTCTTCCTTAACTTTATGTTTGGAGTTGGTCTTGGGTGTTTTATTCTGAATATTGTTGAGTTGCATTACTTGGGGTGGTTCTATGTATTTCGGATTTTAGCACTTGCCTGTAACAGTTGTTGTGAATTCAAGAGCAGGAAGAAGAAGAGGCCCATCGTGCTTTACCCTGAGCAGAATAATCTGCTTATTCATTTAAAAGACACTATACAAGAAAGGTTTGTCCTAAAGACATCATCAAGTCTTTCCCCGGAGAAAATAAGCTTCCTGCCTACGACACCAGCAAACACCATATCCTTCACAAGTGAAGATTATAATGATGCTACCTCAAGAAAGAGTCCAGACATTAAGCAGGGTAACTTAGCTAAAATAAACAAGATGAAGAAGTCCTGGCTATAA